A region of Stegostoma tigrinum isolate sSteTig4 chromosome 5, sSteTig4.hap1, whole genome shotgun sequence DNA encodes the following proteins:
- the si:ch211-153f2.3 gene encoding alanine and arginine-rich domain-containing protein, protein MSTDSQYEDSVSSLLLENIKHRLISAFRATSAPRDQPSSWPLSTNPRADQELRRAKIDGAITWLRTELLEMRSQDRELAKTLLELNKEIQKLRSEQELCRNMGSRSPSEFQDPEVQPSRQQDVEGAAQSREEQRRN, encoded by the exons ATGAGCACAGACAGCCAGTACGAGGACAGTGTGTCTAGCCTGTTGCTGGAGAACATCAAACACAGGCTGATCAGCGCCTTCAGGGCAACCTCTGCTCCGAGAGACCAGCCCAGCTCCTGGcccctcagcaccaaccctcgGGCTGACCAGGAACTCCGCAGAGCCAAGATCGACGGGGCTATCACTTGGCTCCGGACCGAACTG TTGGAGATGCGGTCCCAGGATCGGGAGCTTGCCAAAACCTTGTTGGAGTTAAACAAGGAAATCCAGAAGCTAAGGAGTGAACAGGAATTATGCAGAAACATGGGTAGCAGGTCTCCTTCAGAGTTTCAGGATCCTGAAGTTCAACCTTCCAGGCAACAGGATGTGGAAGGAGCTGCACAGTCCCGAGAAGAACAGAGGAGAAACTAA